The following proteins are encoded in a genomic region of Pyricularia oryzae 70-15 chromosome 6, whole genome shotgun sequence:
- a CDS encoding 60S ribosomal protein L26, whose product MVKVTNKTLHSSRRKSRKAHFGAPSSVRRNIMSAPLSKELREKYNVRSIPIRKDDEVQIVRGSNKDKEGKVTSVYRLKYVIHVERVTREKTTGASVPLGIHPSNVVITKLKLDKDREDILARIKAGRVTSGKAKSSE is encoded by the exons CCCTCCACTCCTCGAGGCGCAAGTCTCGCAAGGCACACTTCGGTGCGCCTTCGAGCGTCCGCCGCAACATCATGAGCGCTCCCCTGAGCAAGGAGCTCCGTGAGAAGTACAAC GTCCGCAGCATCCCCATCCGCAAGGACGACGAGGTCCAGATTGTCCGCGGCAgcaacaaggacaaggagggcaaggTCACCTCGGTCTACCGTCTCAAGTACGTGATCCACGTCGAGCGTGTCACCCGCGAGAAGACCACTGGCGCCTCGGTTCCCCTGGGCATCCACCCCAGCAACGTCGTCATCACCAAGCTCAAGCTCGACAAGGACCGTGAGGACATACTGGCCCGCATCAAGGCCGGCCGTGTCACCTCGGGCAAGGCCAAGTCCAGCGAGTAA